A single region of the Flavobacteriales bacterium genome encodes:
- a CDS encoding HIT family protein, translating to MASIFSKIVSGEIPCYKIAETDDYLAFLDVFPLRKGHTLVIPKKEIDYIFNMEDDLLSGLHLFSKQVAKAIEKAIPCKRIGVAVIGLEVPHTHIHLVPIQSVADIDFSQPKLKIEAEEMEEIAEKIRVNFEG from the coding sequence ATGGCCAGCATTTTTAGTAAAATCGTTTCAGGGGAAATACCTTGTTATAAAATTGCCGAAACGGATGATTATTTGGCTTTTTTGGATGTTTTTCCGTTGCGAAAAGGACACACACTCGTCATTCCCAAAAAAGAAATTGACTACATTTTTAATATGGAGGACGACCTGCTAAGTGGTCTGCATCTTTTTTCTAAACAAGTGGCAAAGGCTATTGAAAAGGCCATCCCTTGCAAACGCATTGGTGTTGCCGTTATTGGGCTGGAAGTTCCTCATACACATATCCATTTAGTGCCAATTCAATCTGTTGCCGACATCGATTTTTCTCAACCCAAATTGAAGATTGAGGCGGAAGAAATGGAAGAAATTGCGGAGAAGATTCGGGTGAATTTTGAAGGTTGA
- the greA gene encoding transcription elongation factor GreA, protein MSAINYMSREGYENLKKEIEQLKMVERPRISAQIAEARDKGDLSENAEYDAAKEAQSLMELKISKLEDTLANSRILDTADLDLSKVGILSKVRVMNKKINKEVVYTIVAEKEANLKEGKISIKSPIGAGLMGKKVGDMAEVQVPAGVIPFEILEITA, encoded by the coding sequence ATGTCGGCAATAAATTATATGTCTCGTGAAGGATACGAGAATCTTAAAAAGGAAATCGAGCAGTTGAAAATGGTGGAGCGGCCACGCATTTCGGCTCAAATAGCAGAGGCAAGAGACAAAGGGGATTTGTCGGAGAATGCAGAATACGATGCAGCCAAAGAAGCTCAGAGTCTTATGGAATTAAAAATTTCTAAGTTGGAAGATACGCTTGCCAATTCTCGCATACTTGACACCGCGGATTTAGATTTGAGCAAAGTGGGAATTTTGAGCAAAGTGCGGGTCATGAATAAAAAAATAAATAAAGAAGTTGTTTATACCATTGTGGCCGAAAAGGAAGCCAATCTAAAAGAAGGAAAAATTTCCATAAAATCGCCCATTGGTGCAGGTTTGATGGGTAAAAAGGTCGGAGATATGGCTGAAGTGCAGGTTCCTGCCGGAGTGATACCATTTGAAATTCTTGAAATTACCGCCTAA